Proteins encoded by one window of Pseudonocardia sp. HH130629-09:
- a CDS encoding adenylate kinase has translation MRLVLVGPPGAGKGTQAEQMAKRLDVPHISTGDLFRANLRDETELGREAKRYMDAGDLVPDEVTVGMVRDRLGDADTANGFILDGFPRNVAQADSLKKILSEKGLELDAVVQFDVDDEVVVQRLLGRGRSDDNEDTIRNRQRVYREETAPLLDHYRDRLVTIDAVGEIDEITDRVFSALQNRNDG, from the coding sequence GTGCGACTCGTTCTGGTGGGACCGCCCGGTGCCGGCAAGGGGACCCAGGCTGAGCAGATGGCCAAGCGGCTCGACGTCCCGCACATCTCGACCGGGGACCTGTTCCGGGCGAACCTGCGGGACGAGACCGAGCTCGGTCGTGAGGCGAAGCGCTACATGGACGCCGGGGACCTGGTCCCCGACGAGGTGACCGTCGGGATGGTGCGCGACCGGCTCGGCGACGCCGACACCGCGAACGGCTTCATCCTCGACGGCTTCCCGCGCAACGTGGCGCAGGCGGACTCCCTGAAGAAGATCCTGTCCGAGAAGGGGCTGGAGCTCGACGCCGTCGTCCAGTTCGACGTCGACGACGAGGTCGTGGTCCAGCGGCTGCTCGGCCGCGGCCGCAGCGACGACAACGAGGACACCATCCGCAACCGGCAGCGGGTCTACCGCGAGGAGACCGCTCCGCTGCTGGACCACTACCGTGACCGGCTGGTCACGATCGACGCCGTCGGCGAGATCGACGAGATCACCGACCGGGTCTTCTCGGCGCTGCAGAACCGCAACGACGGCTGA
- the map gene encoding type I methionyl aminopeptidase: protein MNGRGGIRGAIARYRGRDIELKTHGQLEAMRVAGALVAATLAAVTEHAKPGVSTAELDALAEQTIRDGNGVPSFLGYHGFPASICASVNEQIVHGIPSPGQVLADGDLISVDCGAIVDGWHGDSAVTIAVGDVAPADLALSAACRGAMDAGILAVRDGARLTDVSYAIQEACRAAAAADRADYGIVAEYGGHGIGTSMHMDPFLPNHGEPGKGPRLRPGMALAVEPMLVAGDPDTLELEDGWTVVTAAGGRAVHWEHTVAVTEDGPWLLTAPAGAPDRPGA from the coding sequence ATGAACGGTCGCGGCGGCATCCGCGGGGCGATCGCCCGTTACCGGGGTCGGGACATCGAGCTCAAGACCCACGGGCAGCTCGAGGCGATGCGGGTGGCGGGCGCGCTGGTCGCGGCCACGCTGGCCGCGGTCACCGAGCACGCGAAGCCCGGGGTGAGCACGGCGGAGCTCGACGCGCTGGCCGAACAGACGATCCGCGACGGCAACGGCGTCCCCTCGTTCCTCGGCTACCACGGCTTCCCGGCGAGCATCTGCGCCTCGGTGAACGAGCAGATCGTCCACGGGATCCCGTCGCCGGGGCAGGTGCTCGCCGACGGAGACCTCATCTCGGTGGACTGCGGCGCGATCGTCGACGGCTGGCACGGCGACTCCGCCGTGACCATCGCCGTCGGCGACGTCGCACCCGCCGACCTGGCGCTGTCGGCCGCCTGCCGCGGCGCCATGGACGCCGGCATCCTCGCCGTCCGCGACGGGGCCCGACTGACCGACGTCTCCTACGCCATCCAGGAGGCGTGCCGGGCCGCCGCCGCGGCCGACCGCGCCGACTACGGGATCGTCGCCGAGTACGGCGGCCACGGCATCGGGACCTCGATGCACATGGACCCGTTCCTGCCCAACCACGGCGAGCCGGGCAAGGGCCCGCGGCTGCGCCCCGGCATGGCCCTGGCCGTCGAGCCGATGCTCGTCGCGGGGGACCCGGACACCCTGGAGCTGGAGGACGGCTGGACGGTCGTCACCGCGGCCGGCGGCCGCGCCGTGCACTGGGAGCACACCGTCGCCGTCACCGAGGACGGGCCGTGGCTGCTGACCGCGCCCGCCGGCGCACCGGACCGCCCCGGCGCCTGA